GGCGCCTCCTCGGCCTTGGCCTTGGCAGCGGCCTTGGCCTCCCGCGCGGCGGCCTTGGCTTCCCGCGCCTCCGCCTTCGCCACGGCGGCACGCTCCTCCCTGCGCTCGCGCCTCTTCACGGCCAGCGGGCTCGGCGGCGAGAGGGCGCCCTCGAAGATCCCGGACACCACGACATGCAGCGGCGTGCCCGGCGGCGGGGGCGCCGGACGCTGGCGCTCGCCCTTCCGCTGGACGGGCAGCCTGTCGAACAGGCTGTCCATCGGCGGGGGCGGTTCGGCCTTGGGGCGCCGCACGATCGGGAGCTCGATCTCGCCGACGTAGCGGGCGGCCTGCGCCTCGGCGATCCAGGCGGACAGGACCTCGGGCGGCGTGCCGACTTTGAAGACCTCGCGGGCCATCAGCGCTTCCTCCCGGCTTCGTACAGCAGGACGCCTAGGTCCCCGTAGAGCCGCTGAGCCTCGCGGGACTGCGAGGCCAGATCGAGGGCACGCTGGTGCAGCAGCTCCCTCAACACAGGCCAGACCCAATCGGGGATCGGGCGACCGTTGAACTTCGCCGTGCTGTCTTCAGGCGGCTCCATCATCCACCTGAACGGGAGCCGGGGATCGATGCTCGCGACGGGGCCGTCTGGGTGGTGGGGGCCCAGCATCTTGGCTAGGGGGCGCTTCCACTCGGCGCCGAGGAGCAGGCGCGCGGCCTGCTCCAGCGTGCGGCGGTCCAGCGCCTCGGGTGGCAGGAGGCGGGTGCGGCGGGCCATCAGTTGGACCTTGCCCGGGTGATGGCTTCCTCGCGCGTGAGTACCCCTACCGAGGAGAACCCCGCGAACTTGCCGTCCTTGACGCGCAGCTGGTCCCACGTCCCGCTGGAGTCCCTGTAGACGACGGGTACGCCGGGCCGGATCAGGCCCGCCTTGCGGAGGTCATCGATGACCCCCGATGCGTCGTTGCTGACCGAGCGGCCGCCGCGGTCGAGATCGACGACGAGGACGACGTCGAGCAGGTCCTCGACGGTGTAGTCGCTGCGGGTCGTGAACAAGTCACGGGGCCGCGCCGCGCCGTTCGCCCGGCAGATCGGTCCTATGCCGTGGCGGACGCTGATGTGGTCGGTGAGCCGGCGGCCGCAGCACGAGCAGTGCGTCGGCGGGGTCGGGTTCGTGACAACGGTGAGCCGCGCGCCGGCGTTCGCCTGCTGCTGTTGGGCGACCTGCTGGACCATCGGCACCGGCACCGGCATCGCGGCCAGCTGCCGGCGCAGGTCGACGGCGTGCAGCCGGAGCGCCTCGACGCTGTCCTGCGTGGCCTTCGTCGCCCCGATGCCGGCCGCGGCGCGGTCGACTTCACGCTGGATGAGGCCCTGAAGGTGCTCCGTGCCCTCGATCATGTCGAGCAGGTCAGCACGGTCCTGCTCCAAATCCGAAGCGGGCTGGTTTTTGTTGAGCATGGTGATTGGGGTCCCTTCGCTGGGGGTAGGCCGGCAGCGCCAGCCGATTGCGCGGGTGAGTGAGGAGGCCGGGGGTCGGACCCGGCTGGTATCGGCTCACTCGGCGGCGAGCAGCTCTCCGACGGGGAGCCCGGCGCGGATCGCCGCGAGCATGCGGACCATCCCAGCGATGTCGCCCGCCCCCTTGAGGATCTCGACCGGCAAGTCGATCCGGCCGTGACGGATCGCGGCCTTGATGGCGGCCTTCCGCTCCGCGGTGGGCTTCATCGTGACGAGCTCGCCCGTCGCCGGGTTGCGGACATGCAGCCAGTACGTCCAGCCGCGCGATCGCCTATGGTGGTTCTCCTCGCCCTGCATCACGGCATCGAGGCCGAAGAGCTCCTCCTCGCCGCGGTCCGGGGCATATGCGCCGGGCAGGTCACCCGCGCCGTTGACGTCCTCTGGCGCCGGCAGGGAGACGCTCTCGCGGATCACGCGCTCCCAACCCCGGCACCGCTTGTCGAGGCGGCCAAGCTTGTAGCTGTAGCTGAGGTCGATCTCGGGGACCTGCTCCGTGACGGGCTCCTGCTCGACCTCAGCCTGCTCGGCAGCGGCCGCCTTCGCGGCGGCAAGCCGGCGCCGCATCATGGCGCGGTCCGTGCGGCCGTAGCGGTCGTCGTACTCCCGGGTCAGCGTGCAGCGGAGCTCGCCCTCGGCGATGCACTCGCGCCAGTCGGCCCAGGCCGAGCGCATGGCGGCCGACAGGTGCTCGCGGACGGACGTGCCAGCCGACAGGGCGGCCTCGTAGGCCCGGGTCCACGTGACCTTCAGCAGCAGCGATTTGTCGATCGTGATGGGGGTGGCGGTAGCGGTGTTCATTATCGCGGTTTCCCTTCGATATGTGAGCCTGCAAGGCCTGCTCAACGTGCGTCGATGTACGCACGTTTAAGGAGTTGTCAAGCTTCTCTGGCAATCTCCGCCAGCGCCCCATTCCGCGCCTTGGCCAGCCTCTTGGTCAGAGCGGCCGCTTCGCTGCGCAGGGGGTGCCGCGCGTATTGGGCGCGCTCCATGATGCTGAGGTTGCTCTTGGCGATGGCGGCCTGCTCGGCCCGCCACTCCAGGGCCGCCTGACGTGGGCTCGCCCCCGCGTGGCCGAGGCCTGGCACGAGGGGGCGCTCGACCTCGGCGACGACCCTTCGCGCTTCGATCACGAAGGGTGTGAGGTGGTCCACGGGCAGGCGGTCCGGCAGGGGGCGGCCGAGGAAGTCGTGCGTGCCGGCCTCGAAGCCGGAACGCACAAGCGAGACCTCGGCGGGC
The sequence above is drawn from the Methylobacterium mesophilicum SR1.6/6 genome and encodes:
- a CDS encoding DUF6011 domain-containing protein — its product is MLNKNQPASDLEQDRADLLDMIEGTEHLQGLIQREVDRAAAGIGATKATQDSVEALRLHAVDLRRQLAAMPVPVPMVQQVAQQQQANAGARLTVVTNPTPPTHCSCCGRRLTDHISVRHGIGPICRANGAARPRDLFTTRSDYTVEDLLDVVLVVDLDRGGRSVSNDASGVIDDLRKAGLIRPGVPVVYRDSSGTWDQLRVKDGKFAGFSSVGVLTREEAITRARSN